A region from the Geobacillus vulcani PSS1 genome encodes:
- a CDS encoding branched-chain amino acid ABC transporter permease produces the protein MELFIQQLLNGLTVGSVYSLVALGLTLVYGILHIPNFAHGALYMMGGYVTLTAMTKLGLPYALAVVVSMIVVGLLGVLMERLVFYPLRDAPPLHDKIAAIGILLFLEAFAQFVWGADYQTMPTPYGDVVSMFGLTLTVQRILIIASAVIIMILLYLFLKKTFIGASIIAMAQNREGANLVGINTNKVAMLTFLLSGSLAALAASLASPINLVFPGMGHLVILKAFVIIILGGMGSIPGAIVGGYILGFSESLGATYVSNDYKDIIAFAILVIILTFKPNGLFAKEGR, from the coding sequence ATGGAGTTGTTCATTCAGCAACTGTTAAATGGGTTGACGGTTGGAAGCGTTTACAGCCTCGTTGCATTAGGGTTGACGCTCGTTTACGGCATTTTGCATATTCCCAACTTCGCCCACGGCGCACTGTATATGATGGGCGGTTATGTGACGCTGACGGCCATGACGAAGCTCGGGCTGCCGTATGCGTTGGCCGTTGTTGTGTCGATGATTGTTGTCGGGCTGCTTGGCGTCTTGATGGAGCGGCTGGTGTTTTATCCGCTTCGCGACGCGCCGCCTCTTCATGATAAAATCGCAGCGATCGGGATCTTGCTGTTTTTGGAAGCGTTCGCCCAGTTCGTCTGGGGGGCGGACTATCAGACGATGCCGACCCCATATGGCGACGTTGTCAGCATGTTTGGCTTGACCTTGACGGTTCAACGCATTCTCATCATCGCATCCGCTGTCATCATCATGATCTTGCTTTACCTCTTCTTGAAAAAGACGTTCATCGGAGCTTCCATCATCGCGATGGCGCAAAACCGCGAAGGGGCGAATTTAGTCGGCATCAATACGAATAAAGTCGCCATGTTGACGTTTCTTCTTTCCGGCAGTTTGGCCGCGCTCGCCGCATCGCTCGCTTCACCGATCAACCTTGTGTTTCCCGGCATGGGCCATCTCGTCATCTTGAAAGCGTTTGTCATTATCATTCTCGGCGGCATGGGGAGCATCCCAGGCGCCATTGTCGGCGGTTATATTTTAGGATTCAGCGAGAGCTTGGGGGCGACGTACGTGTCGAACGACTACAAAGACATTATCGCCTTCGCCATTCTCGTCATCATTTTAACATTCAAACCGAACGGACTGTTTGCCAAGGAGGGACGTTGA
- a CDS encoding branched-chain amino acid ABC transporter permease, with protein sequence MAIFEKRRLWLAVLIALAILFPLLVTNGYYLHMMTISYIWMIAVYGLNLFTGYTGYLSLAHAGFFAIGAYSLGILTVKVGWPFWLAFVSACLLTTLIGVFVGLVALRTKEHFFAIYTLCVGYIIYLIIDKWDSLTGGVRGFIGIPAPADIGPLSFQTPVAQYYLVLCFLVAVIFTMYCLVYSLTGRTYIAIRNSEELALTLGISTMKNKLASFVLSVFFTSLAGALYASFIRFLGPDIAYVSVMFDFLTYLLVGGIRTLAGPVVGTLLITFLSQQLQFLQDYRMLIFGPVLTLLIIFYPHGMAGGIIRLKAKREEARRLKLDTKRAAAELAAASRQERSERYVKEG encoded by the coding sequence ATGGCCATTTTCGAAAAACGGCGCCTATGGCTGGCTGTCCTCATCGCGCTGGCGATTCTTTTTCCGCTTTTGGTCACAAATGGGTATTATTTGCATATGATGACCATTTCCTATATTTGGATGATTGCGGTATATGGTTTGAACTTGTTTACCGGCTATACCGGCTACCTGTCTCTCGCCCACGCTGGTTTTTTTGCGATCGGCGCCTATTCGCTCGGCATTTTGACGGTAAAAGTCGGTTGGCCATTTTGGCTCGCTTTCGTATCGGCTTGCTTGTTGACAACGTTGATTGGCGTTTTCGTCGGCCTTGTTGCACTGCGGACGAAAGAGCACTTTTTCGCCATTTATACGCTTTGTGTCGGCTACATTATCTATTTGATCATTGACAAATGGGACAGTTTAACCGGCGGGGTGCGCGGGTTTATTGGCATCCCGGCGCCGGCGGACATCGGTCCGCTCTCGTTTCAAACGCCCGTCGCCCAATATTATTTGGTGTTATGTTTCTTGGTTGCGGTGATCTTTACCATGTACTGCCTTGTCTATTCGTTGACCGGGCGGACGTATATCGCCATTCGCAACAGTGAGGAGCTCGCGTTGACGCTTGGCATCTCGACGATGAAAAACAAACTCGCCTCGTTTGTTCTGTCGGTCTTTTTTACATCGCTTGCTGGAGCGCTGTACGCCTCGTTTATCCGCTTTCTTGGTCCGGACATTGCGTATGTCAGCGTCATGTTCGACTTTTTAACGTATTTGCTTGTCGGCGGGATCCGTACGCTCGCTGGTCCAGTGGTCGGTACGCTGCTGATTACGTTTTTGTCCCAACAATTGCAGTTTTTGCAAGATTACCGGATGTTGATTTTCGGTCCGGTGCTGACGTTGCTCATCATCTTTTATCCACACGGCATGGCAGGGGGGATCATCCGTTTGAAAGCCAAGCGTGAAGAAGCGCGCCGCCTTAAGTTGGACACCAAACGAGCGGCCGCTGAACTGGCCGCCGCCTCGCGCCAAGAGCGGAGCGAACGATATGTAAAGGAGGGATGA
- a CDS encoding thiolase family protein produces the protein MKRDAVIVSAVRTAIARQGGALATLPAHIYGAEVIKEAMRRANIGPELVDDVIMGNVLSGGGNIARLTALQTGLSLELTGLTVDRQCGSGINAVNLAAQAIWAGDGDVYIAGGVESMSRAPYLMDRPEKPYSSTPPSFRKSQLSPKEIGDPPMGITAENLAKKYGISREEQDAFALRSQQRMARAMQEGRFDEQIVPIAVPVKKGEPFVFDTDEHPRPNTTMEALSKLPPAFLEGGTVTAGNSSGLNDGASALVIMSREKAEELGLKPLAVIRAYAVAGVDPNIMGIGPVPATRKVLAKAGLTLDEMDIIEINEAFAAQVIACDRELEIDPEKVNVNGGAIAHGHPLGATGAILITKAVYELRRRGGKYALVTACIGGGQGIATIIERE, from the coding sequence GTGAAACGGGATGCTGTCATTGTGTCGGCCGTACGAACGGCCATCGCTCGCCAAGGAGGGGCTTTGGCGACGCTGCCGGCGCATATTTACGGGGCGGAAGTGATCAAGGAAGCGATGCGGCGGGCCAACATCGGACCGGAGCTTGTCGATGATGTCATTATGGGCAATGTTTTAAGCGGGGGCGGCAATATCGCCCGGCTGACGGCGTTGCAAACCGGCCTGTCGCTCGAGCTGACGGGGCTGACGGTCGATCGCCAGTGCGGATCAGGCATTAACGCCGTCAATTTAGCGGCGCAAGCCATTTGGGCCGGCGATGGAGATGTGTATATCGCTGGTGGGGTGGAAAGCATGAGCCGCGCGCCGTATTTGATGGATCGGCCGGAAAAGCCGTACAGCTCGACGCCGCCCAGTTTCCGCAAATCGCAGCTGTCGCCGAAAGAAATCGGCGACCCGCCGATGGGCATCACGGCGGAAAACTTGGCCAAAAAGTACGGCATCAGCCGCGAAGAACAGGACGCGTTCGCTTTGCGCAGCCAGCAGCGCATGGCGCGCGCCATGCAGGAAGGGCGGTTTGACGAGCAAATCGTGCCGATTGCCGTTCCAGTGAAAAAAGGTGAACCGTTCGTCTTCGATACGGACGAACATCCGCGCCCGAACACGACAATGGAAGCGTTATCGAAGCTGCCGCCGGCGTTTTTGGAAGGCGGAACGGTGACGGCCGGGAACAGTTCTGGATTGAACGACGGAGCGTCGGCGCTCGTCATCATGTCGCGGGAAAAAGCAGAGGAGCTTGGCTTAAAGCCGCTTGCCGTCATCCGCGCCTATGCGGTTGCCGGAGTGGATCCGAACATCATGGGCATCGGCCCGGTGCCGGCGACAAGAAAAGTGCTCGCCAAAGCCGGACTGACACTTGATGAGATGGACATAATTGAAATCAATGAAGCGTTCGCCGCGCAAGTGATCGCCTGCGACCGCGAGCTTGAGATAGATCCGGAAAAAGTGAATGTCAACGGCGGCGCCATCGCCCACGGCCATCCGCTCGGCGCGACGGGGGCGATTTTGATCACCAAAGCGGTGTATGAACTGAGGCGCCGCGGCGGAAAATACGCGCTTGTTACCGCGTGCATCGGCGGCGGCCAAGGCATCGCGACGATTATTGAGAGAGAATGA
- a CDS encoding TetR/AcrR family transcriptional regulator, with translation MKERLREVAIELFERKGFKETSVQEIVETVGATKGAFYYYYKSKEELLCDICISYLDDLLLQQEHILENAETSCTEKLREIVYMVIRNIRTRKKSARIFFREMRHLADDHLAEIRAKRREFRKRYEQLIQDGIAHGEFKPSLNAEMITFGLLGITNWSYYWFQPDGSVSEEELTDIYVDFILNGIRTSNGNVEMDKGAEGPLN, from the coding sequence ATGAAAGAAAGATTAAGGGAAGTCGCCATTGAGTTGTTTGAACGCAAAGGATTCAAAGAAACGTCGGTGCAGGAAATCGTCGAAACAGTCGGGGCAACGAAAGGAGCCTTTTATTACTATTACAAAAGCAAAGAAGAGCTGCTCTGCGATATTTGTATTTCTTATTTGGATGATTTGTTGCTGCAGCAGGAGCACATCCTCGAAAACGCAGAGACAAGCTGCACGGAGAAGCTGCGGGAGATCGTCTATATGGTCATCCGCAACATTCGCACGCGGAAGAAAAGCGCCCGCATTTTCTTCCGCGAAATGCGGCATTTGGCTGATGACCATTTGGCGGAAATCCGCGCCAAGCGGCGGGAGTTCCGCAAACGGTATGAACAGCTCATTCAGGACGGGATTGCTCACGGCGAGTTTAAGCCATCCCTCAACGCGGAAATGATCACCTTCGGCCTGCTTGGGATCACGAACTGGAGCTATTACTGGTTTCAACCGGATGGGAGCGTTTCGGAAGAAGAGCTGACCGATATTTACGTTGATTTTATTTTAAACGGCATTCGGACGTCCAATGGGAACGTGGAGATGGACAAAGGAGCAGAGGGGCCGCTGAACTGA
- a CDS encoding ABC transporter ATP-binding protein, which yields MLEVANVSVRYGSFTAIRDVTFSVKRGEIAVLLGANGAGKSTLFRAISGLHKPAQGEIRLDGERIDSLPPDRIVQRGVVQCAEGRKLFPGMSVYENLLMGAYVHRKDKQGIRRSMEHVYELFPILREKQNEPAGSLSGGQQQMLAIGRALMSRPVVLLLDEPSVGLAPLIVEQMFATIQQINAEGTTILLAEQNAHAALSIANRGYVFENGTIVASGTAEELLANDNVRKAYIGA from the coding sequence GTGCTTGAAGTTGCAAACGTATCGGTCCGCTATGGGAGTTTTACCGCCATTCGTGATGTGACGTTTTCCGTCAAGCGCGGGGAAATCGCTGTCTTGCTTGGCGCCAACGGAGCAGGAAAAAGCACATTGTTTCGCGCGATCAGCGGGCTGCACAAGCCAGCGCAAGGGGAAATCCGCCTTGATGGCGAGCGCATCGATTCGCTGCCGCCCGACCGCATCGTTCAGCGCGGCGTCGTGCAGTGTGCAGAAGGACGCAAACTGTTTCCTGGCATGAGTGTATATGAAAATTTGCTGATGGGCGCTTACGTTCATCGAAAGGATAAACAAGGCATCCGCCGCTCGATGGAACATGTATATGAGTTATTTCCCATTTTGCGTGAAAAGCAGAATGAGCCAGCCGGATCGTTAAGCGGCGGCCAGCAGCAAATGCTCGCTATCGGACGCGCCTTAATGTCGCGCCCTGTCGTACTTTTGCTTGACGAGCCGTCGGTCGGGCTCGCTCCGCTCATTGTCGAGCAAATGTTTGCGACCATCCAACAAATTAACGCGGAAGGAACGACCATCTTGCTTGCCGAGCAAAATGCCCATGCCGCGTTGTCGATCGCTAACCGGGGTTACGTGTTTGAAAATGGAACGATCGTGGCTTCCGGGACGGCGGAAGAGCTGCTGGCCAACGACAATGTCCGCAAGGCGTACATTG
- a CDS encoding TetR/AcrR family transcriptional regulator, with amino-acid sequence MTNTQNSTSHAIISQPMIWTASFLIHLCQKNSNTIVLKKQLCYTRYMPKIVDHEKQRKRIAEATWTVIMRDGIEKATVRNIAKEAGMSAGALRYYFTSQSELLAFSMKLVSERVRERVEVIPPSIPPLEGVKRCLLELLPLTDETKKEMEVWLVFTQRALWDPALQPLSEQIYHQLQTAMKRLLELLRDLGLLRSDVSIELETERLYALVDGLAMHGIMQPGKLSPSQIEEIIEYHLRSICR; translated from the coding sequence ATGACGAACACCCAAAACAGCACTTCACATGCGATAATCAGCCAACCAATGATATGGACCGCCTCCTTTTTAATACATTTGTGTCAAAAAAATAGTAACACAATTGTATTAAAAAAACAACTGTGTTACACTAGATATATGCCCAAAATAGTAGATCACGAAAAGCAGAGGAAACGAATTGCAGAAGCGACATGGACCGTGATCATGCGGGACGGCATCGAAAAAGCAACCGTGCGAAATATCGCTAAAGAGGCAGGAATGTCCGCCGGGGCGCTGCGCTATTATTTTACTTCCCAATCGGAGTTGTTAGCCTTTTCGATGAAGCTTGTCTCTGAACGGGTGCGGGAGCGGGTTGAGGTCATCCCTCCCTCCATCCCGCCCCTTGAAGGAGTCAAGCGTTGTCTCCTTGAACTTCTGCCGTTAACCGATGAAACCAAAAAAGAAATGGAGGTGTGGCTTGTTTTTACACAAAGGGCACTTTGGGATCCCGCACTCCAACCACTGAGCGAACAAATATACCATCAGTTGCAAACGGCCATGAAAAGGCTGCTTGAACTGTTGCGCGATCTCGGGCTGTTAAGGTCTGATGTGTCGATTGAGTTGGAAACAGAGCGCCTATACGCATTGGTTGACGGCTTAGCGATGCACGGCATCATGCAACCTGGCAAGCTATCTCCTTCACAAATCGAAGAAATTATCGAATATCACTTACGCTCCATTTGCCGTTAA
- a CDS encoding MaoC family dehydratase N-terminal domain-containing protein, giving the protein MYQHDIGRRSTKVKNVVERGAVKKFAEAIGDPNPIYWDEETGKRSRYGRNIAPPTFPRVFDYGVIEGLKLPAKGLIHGEQRFHYERPLFVGEELYCYAEVKDYYEKQSSMGLLGFLVIANNGEDPDGNLVFTSTSTIIMNEAVRKAMSV; this is encoded by the coding sequence ATGTATCAGCATGACATCGGAAGACGGTCGACGAAAGTAAAAAACGTCGTTGAGCGCGGGGCGGTGAAAAAGTTTGCCGAAGCGATCGGCGACCCGAATCCTATTTATTGGGATGAAGAAACAGGGAAGCGGTCGCGCTACGGGCGCAATATCGCCCCGCCGACGTTTCCGCGCGTGTTTGACTACGGCGTCATTGAAGGATTGAAGCTGCCGGCAAAAGGGCTCATCCACGGCGAGCAGCGTTTCCATTACGAGCGCCCGCTGTTTGTCGGCGAAGAGCTGTATTGCTATGCGGAAGTGAAAGATTACTATGAAAAGCAAAGCAGCATGGGCCTGCTCGGCTTTTTGGTCATCGCCAACAACGGCGAAGACCCTGATGGGAATCTCGTTTTTACTTCGACCTCGACGATCATTATGAACGAGGCGGTTAGAAAGGCGATGAGCGTATGA
- a CDS encoding beta-ketoacyl-ACP reductase — MIQRFAGRVAFVTGGSRGIGKAIVTRFAEEGAKVAFIDLNAEALEATAAELREKGYDVYAKVASVTDREQVEATMQEVVDQFGSLDILVNNAGVIRDNLLFKMTDDDWQTVMDVHLKGAFYCARAAQKYMVEKGYGRIINISSTSALGNRGQANYSAAKAGIQGFTKTLAIELGKFGITTNAVAPGFIETDMTKATAERLGISFEQLIQASVATIPVGRSGRPEDIAHAVAFFADERSSFVNGQVLYVAGGPKC; from the coding sequence ATGATTCAACGATTTGCTGGAAGAGTGGCGTTTGTGACCGGAGGGAGCCGCGGCATTGGCAAGGCGATTGTCACCCGTTTTGCCGAAGAAGGAGCGAAAGTGGCGTTCATTGATTTAAATGCAGAAGCCCTTGAAGCGACGGCTGCAGAGCTGCGGGAGAAAGGGTATGACGTTTACGCCAAGGTGGCGAGCGTCACCGACCGTGAACAAGTAGAAGCGACGATGCAAGAGGTCGTCGATCAGTTCGGTTCGCTCGATATTCTTGTCAATAACGCCGGGGTCATTCGCGACAACTTGCTGTTTAAAATGACCGATGACGATTGGCAAACCGTCATGGACGTCCATTTGAAAGGGGCGTTTTACTGCGCCCGCGCCGCACAAAAATATATGGTCGAAAAAGGGTACGGGCGCATCATCAACATTTCGTCGACGTCAGCGCTCGGCAACCGCGGCCAGGCGAACTATTCGGCGGCGAAAGCCGGCATCCAAGGATTTACGAAAACGCTGGCGATCGAGCTTGGCAAATTCGGCATCACGACGAACGCCGTCGCTCCCGGGTTTATTGAAACCGATATGACGAAAGCAACGGCTGAGCGGCTTGGCATTTCGTTTGAGCAACTCATCCAAGCGAGCGTCGCCACCATCCCGGTCGGACGCAGCGGGCGTCCGGAAGACATCGCCCATGCCGTCGCCTTTTTCGCCGATGAGCGATCGTCGTTTGTCAACGGCCAAGTGCTGTATGTCGCCGGCGGTCCGAAATGTTGA
- a CDS encoding MaoC family dehydratase, with amino-acid sequence MTTIRDWQVGQSLPEVTLPPVSRLDLIKYAGASGDYNPIHTIDEEAKKAGLPGIIAHGMWTMGNLAKLFTPYYEEGFVQDYFVRFQSMVFLNDVITLKATVKEKGDKTIRFDVAAVNQHGKDVVKGEVLFSLYE; translated from the coding sequence ATGACGACGATCCGTGATTGGCAAGTGGGGCAATCGCTTCCCGAAGTGACGCTTCCGCCGGTATCTCGGCTTGACTTAATCAAATATGCCGGCGCATCCGGCGATTACAATCCGATCCATACGATTGATGAAGAGGCGAAAAAAGCGGGACTGCCAGGCATTATCGCCCACGGCATGTGGACGATGGGGAATCTGGCTAAGCTGTTCACCCCTTATTACGAAGAAGGGTTTGTTCAAGACTATTTCGTCCGCTTCCAGTCGATGGTGTTTTTAAACGACGTCATCACCTTAAAAGCAACGGTGAAGGAAAAAGGAGACAAGACGATTCGTTTTGACGTTGCTGCTGTCAACCAACATGGCAAAGACGTCGTCAAAGGCGAAGTTCTATTCTCGCTATATGAGTAA
- a CDS encoding acyl-CoA dehydrogenase family protein yields the protein MHLRLTDEQRMVQKAIRKFVEKELMPLENEVLRNEREGKPGLPPEKLKELQLKAKESGFWGINTPEEYGGANLGHVMQAIVLMEVSKTFVPFQFGGSADNILYYANEEQKKKYLIPTINGEKKSCFAMTEPGAGSDTRNIQMTAIKDGNEWVLNGEKTFITGGNDADFVMVIAITDKERHQASKGREGVTCFIVDREMGWRSEPIHTMGPATPASLIFENVRVPEENILGELHHGYQLGLEWIGYARWVVGARAVGAAERLLQMAIDYAKERVTFGKPIAERQAIQWMIADSAVEIEAAKWLVLNAAFTLDQGEDNRHLASMAKLFGANMGNRVVDRVLQIHGGMGYTKEMPIERWYREARLWRIYDGTDEIQRLIIARNLIKGHVKLGQFI from the coding sequence ATGCATTTGCGATTAACGGATGAACAACGCATGGTGCAAAAAGCGATCCGCAAGTTTGTCGAAAAAGAATTGATGCCGCTCGAAAATGAAGTATTGCGCAACGAACGGGAAGGGAAGCCTGGGCTTCCGCCCGAAAAATTAAAAGAGCTGCAGCTCAAAGCGAAAGAATCGGGTTTTTGGGGGATCAACACGCCGGAAGAATACGGCGGCGCAAATTTGGGCCACGTCATGCAGGCCATCGTGCTCATGGAAGTATCGAAAACGTTCGTTCCGTTCCAGTTTGGCGGATCGGCGGACAATATTTTATATTACGCCAACGAGGAGCAAAAGAAAAAATATTTGATTCCAACGATCAACGGCGAGAAAAAATCGTGCTTTGCCATGACCGAGCCGGGAGCGGGGTCCGATACGCGCAACATTCAAATGACAGCGATCAAAGATGGGAACGAATGGGTGTTAAACGGGGAGAAGACATTCATTACCGGCGGCAATGACGCTGATTTTGTCATGGTCATCGCCATTACGGACAAAGAGCGGCACCAGGCTTCCAAAGGCCGCGAAGGGGTGACGTGCTTCATCGTCGACCGCGAGATGGGCTGGCGTTCGGAACCGATACATACGATGGGGCCAGCGACACCGGCCAGTCTCATTTTCGAAAATGTGCGCGTGCCCGAGGAAAACATTTTAGGCGAACTGCATCATGGCTATCAACTGGGGCTTGAGTGGATCGGCTACGCCCGCTGGGTCGTCGGCGCCCGTGCAGTCGGAGCGGCGGAGCGGCTGCTGCAAATGGCCATCGACTATGCGAAAGAGCGTGTCACATTCGGCAAACCGATCGCCGAACGACAAGCGATTCAATGGATGATCGCCGATTCGGCGGTGGAAATCGAGGCGGCGAAATGGCTCGTGTTGAACGCGGCGTTTACGCTTGATCAAGGGGAAGACAATCGCCATTTAGCATCAATGGCGAAACTGTTTGGCGCCAACATGGGCAACCGCGTTGTCGACCGGGTGTTGCAAATCCACGGTGGGATGGGCTATACGAAAGAAATGCCGATCGAGCGCTGGTACCGTGAAGCGAGATTGTGGCGCATTTACGACGGCACGGATGAAATTCAGCGCCTCATTATTGCCCGCAATTTGATCAAAGGGCACGTTAAGCTTGGGCAGTTCATCTAA
- a CDS encoding ABC transporter ATP-binding protein has protein sequence MLLHVERLTKRFGGLLAVNDVTFSVEQGKINAIIGPNGAGKSTFFNLISGLYRPTSGTIVFKGRDITRLPANERAKLGIARTFQTTHLFEQATVIDNVIIGHRLRTSSNLFDAILRTKRHRREEQACKEKAMEVLDFVGLTDVADRIVANLSQEQKKRVAFALALATDPELVLLDEPAAGINPDETEGLEELIVKMVEGGLTVCLIEHKMSMIMKLADRIMVLNYGEKIAEGTPEEVRNNEAVIQAYLGGSASA, from the coding sequence ATGCTTTTACACGTCGAACGGTTGACGAAGCGGTTTGGTGGGCTTCTAGCGGTCAACGATGTCACGTTTTCCGTCGAACAAGGGAAAATCAACGCCATCATTGGCCCAAATGGAGCCGGCAAATCGACGTTTTTCAACTTAATCAGCGGCTTGTACCGGCCGACGTCGGGGACGATTGTGTTCAAAGGGCGCGATATTACCCGACTGCCGGCGAACGAACGAGCGAAACTTGGCATCGCCCGCACGTTTCAAACGACTCACTTGTTTGAACAGGCGACGGTGATTGACAACGTCATCATCGGCCATCGTCTCCGTACGTCATCCAACTTATTTGATGCCATTTTGCGCACGAAACGGCATCGCCGCGAAGAGCAGGCGTGCAAAGAAAAAGCGATGGAAGTGCTCGACTTTGTTGGATTGACCGATGTGGCGGATCGGATCGTGGCCAATCTATCGCAGGAGCAGAAAAAGCGGGTGGCGTTCGCGCTTGCCTTGGCGACCGATCCGGAGCTCGTTTTGCTTGACGAGCCAGCTGCCGGCATCAACCCGGATGAAACGGAAGGGCTTGAGGAGTTGATCGTCAAAATGGTAGAAGGCGGCCTGACCGTTTGCCTCATTGAGCACAAAATGTCGATGATCATGAAACTTGCCGACCGCATTATGGTGTTAAACTACGGAGAAAAAATCGCGGAAGGAACGCCTGAGGAAGTGCGGAACAACGAGGCGGTCATTCAAGCGTATTTAGGAGGGAGCGCCAGTGCTTGA
- a CDS encoding NAD-dependent protein deacylase, with amino-acid sequence MSSIERLAQWIREADTIAVLTGAGMSTESGIPDFRSENGLYAQEDHVEYYLSEHYYKKDPVDFWRRFKRMFSLKMMGGFAPNEGHRFLRWLEEMGKTVTILTQNIDGLHTKAGSTNVIELHGTLQTATCQSCGEIYDLAFINRSDVPRCGKCETILKPDVVLFGGLVPRMEEAFAAAAASDLLLAMGTSLEVAPANQIPFYVAAESPATKKVLINKTVTRMDGMFDLVIYGGIGETVQHVRRYMQVE; translated from the coding sequence GTGAGTTCCATCGAGCGGTTGGCGCAATGGATTCGCGAGGCTGACACGATTGCTGTCCTGACCGGGGCCGGGATGAGCACGGAGTCCGGCATCCCTGATTTTCGCAGCGAAAACGGCCTTTACGCCCAAGAAGACCATGTTGAATATTATTTATCAGAGCATTATTACAAAAAAGATCCGGTTGATTTTTGGCGTCGATTCAAGCGGATGTTTTCATTAAAAATGATGGGAGGCTTTGCGCCGAATGAGGGGCATCGGTTTCTCCGTTGGCTTGAGGAGATGGGCAAGACGGTGACGATTTTGACGCAAAATATTGACGGGCTGCATACGAAAGCGGGGAGCACAAATGTCATTGAGCTGCACGGCACGTTGCAGACGGCGACATGCCAGTCGTGCGGCGAGATCTATGATTTAGCATTCATCAATCGCAGTGACGTTCCGCGCTGCGGCAAGTGCGAGACGATTTTGAAGCCGGATGTCGTCTTGTTTGGCGGACTCGTGCCGCGCATGGAAGAAGCGTTTGCCGCGGCGGCTGCCAGCGACTTGTTGCTGGCGATGGGAACAAGTCTGGAAGTGGCTCCCGCCAACCAAATTCCGTTCTACGTCGCCGCCGAGTCGCCGGCGACAAAGAAAGTATTGATCAACAAAACAGTGACAAGAATGGACGGGATGTTTGATCTTGTCATTTATGGCGGGATTGGGGAAACGGTTCAACATGTACGTCGGTATATGCAGGTTGAATAA